In Actinomadura luteofluorescens, the sequence CGGCCTGGACCCTGCTGGCACGGCCAGGCTCCGCTCGTTCCTACGGGACCTGGCGGGGGAGGGCCGCACCGTCCTGGTCTCCAGCCACGTCCTCGGCGAGATCCAGCAGGTCGTCGACGATGTCGTGGTGATTCGCCAGGGGCGGCTGGTCGCCGCGGGACCGCTGGCAGAACTGTCCGGCCCGGCACCGGCGATCCTCGTCCGCTCGCCCGACGCGGACGCGCTGGCCCAGGCGCTGTCCCGGAATCCACCCGCCGGGTTCACACCGCGCCTGGAGCGGGTCGATCCGGAACAACTGCGCGTGTGGGGACTGAACGCGGCGCAGGTCGCCGACCTGGCCGCGGCACACCGCGTCCGGGTCCACGGCCTGACCACCGAGCGACCCGATCTGGAACGGCTCTTCCTCGACCTGACAGGGAGCGCGCGTTGAACGGTTTGATCAAGGCCGAGTTCCGCAGGTTGCTGGCCACCCGGATGTGGTGGGGTGTCCTGCTGGTCGGCGGGTTCCTGGGCGGCGGACTGATCGGCATGCTGACCTTGGTAGGCCCGGAGAACTTCGACCCCCCGATGCCGGGCCTGCAAACCGAGGAGGGGGTGCGGACGATCCTGGGGTTCCTTGGATACACCGCGTTCCTTCCCGCCGCGATCGGGACCCTGGCGGTGACGTCGGAGTACCGGCACCGGACGATCAGCTTCACGTTCCTGTTCGCGCCGCGCCGCTGGCAGGTGCTGGCGGCGAAGCTCGTCGCCCACGGCGTGTCGGGGGCGCTCTACGGGCTGGTCCTCTCCACGACCGCCGCAGTGGCGTTCTTCGGTGCTGCGGCGGCGAGAGGCGTGACGTTGGGCATGCCCGCCGCGAGCATCATCGAGCTGCTGGCCAGGATCGGTGTCGCGATGGTGGCCTACACGGTGCTCGGGATCGGCATGGGCGCCCTGATCCGCAACCAGGTCGCGGCCCTCGCCGTGGTCGTCGGCTACCTGTACGCGGGCGAGGTGCTCCTGATGATGGTCCCCGGCGTCCGCCACCTCTACCCTTGGCTGCCCGGCGGCGCCGCCGCGGCGCTGACCGACTTCACCGCGGTCGGCGACGCGCTGTCGCAACAGCTGTCCGCCGATCCCATCCCCCTGCTCTCCCCGCTGGCCGGTCTGCTCGTCCTCCTCGCGTACACGGCGCTGGCCAGCGCCGCCGCCCTACTCAGCCCGTTGCGCCGCGACATCACCTGACCACGGGAGTTTCAGAGTATCGCTCACCCGCTGCGCGTGGACATCTCTCACGCCGGAACTTGGAAGTCAGGAGAAAGCCGCTTTGGCGCCAACCCCTGCGCCACGGGCGCTCCACGGCCTGGCAGGGAGGCCAGTGCGTTCAACTGGGAGGGATCTGGGAGATCATCTCTCTCGCCCGAATGAGGTCACCAGATCCCACCGTCGATAGGTCACTCTCCGCAAAAGTTCGTGGTGCTGCAGACCTGGTTCCTGTCTGCGCTGCTCTGTTCGTCCGAAGAAGTCGAGCGCGCCGTGGTCGCCTCCATGTCGCGACCTTCGTAGGAGGTCTGGTGGACGCGCCAGAAGTAGTTGTGCCGCGCCGACAGATGCTTCCATCCCGGGTGATGCGGCGCCGGGTTGTCAGGTAGGAGGCTGATCCTCGCGGTTGAGTCAAAGACCACCCGGTCCGCCGCCGCCAGATGTCCACAAGAACGTGTCGCCTTTGCGTAGATGGACCAGCACCATCAGGGCTTGCTGCCCGGGGTTGAGCGGCCGCCAGGCCGATTCGATCGCTTTGCGGTGCCGCTGGATCACTCCGGCCAGGTAGTTCTGCGTCGGACGCGACAGACCGACGGCAGCGCGGTAGAACAGCCCCCATCGCGATCATGCTGTGATCGGTGTCCGCCCCGCCGGATGAAAAGGCTCAATGTAAAGGCAGCGGCTGAGTGAGTTGCTTCGCCTCCAAAGGAGGCTCTCGTCCCTGGTGCCTCAGATTGGTAACCGGATCAGCTTTCGCAGTTTCCCCGTGGCGTCGCGACGGCGAACGTCGTGCTAAATGGCCTGTCTGTGTAGAGACCTAGAAGCGTTGACCGTACCTTTTATTGCCGTTTCGGTTGAGGTGGAAGAGGAATGAAGCCGCTGGTGCGTGCCGCGTAGTCGGCGTAGCCCGGTCGGGTGCGGGCCATGCGGGTCTCCAGGAGCGGCTTGCCGGTGCCCTTGGCAAGTAGCAGGGTCATCGCCACGGGCGACAGGACGGTGAGCGGTCCGGTCCACTCGTCGCAGGTGGTGAGGAACAGGCCCCACCAGACGAGCGCGTCGCCGAAGTAGTTGGGGTGCCGGGTGTATCGCCACAGTCCCCGGTCCATGACGCGGCCCTTGTTCGCCGGGGCGGCCGCGAAGCGGGAGAGCTGGAAGTCGCCGATCGCCTCGAAGGCCAGGCCGATCGCCCAGACGACCACACCGGCGTACAGCGCGATGCCTGGCGCGCCGTTCTGGAACATGGCCACTTGGATGGGCAGCGACACGAACCACAGGACGACGCCCTGGGGGAGGTACACCTTTCGCAGGGCGTACAGGTTCCTGCTGCCGGGAGCCTTCGAGAGCAGGTCCTCATAGCGCGGGTCCTCTCCGCCGCCCCTGGCACGGTGGGCGATGTGCGCGGCCAGGCGCAGGCCCCAGGCGAGCGTCATCGCCAGGACGGTCCAGCGGCGCGCGGCGTCTCCGTGGCCCGCCGAGACGCCCGCGCCGACGGCCGCCACGGCGCAGAAGCCGAGACCCCAGGCGACGTCGATGACGCTGTGCCGGCCGAGCCGGGACGCCACCGCGAACGTCACCGCGAGCACGGCGGCGACGGCCGCCGCCGTGCAGGCCAGGCTCCACCAGAACGTCATGAGGGGCCCGTGCCGTAAGCGCCTTCGGCGCCGTCCGCGGTGGAGCCGAGGTCGGAGCGCGCCGGCGGCAGGCCGCTGCGGCCTGCGGCATCCGGGCGGACGGCCAGGATCTGGTCGACGCCCATCCGCCCCTGCTCGAACGCCAGGCCGCCGCCCGCCAGGTAGAGCCGCCACACCCGGGCCGTCTCTTCGCCCGCGACCGCGACGATCTCCTCGTGCCGGTCCTCGAAGGTCCGTCGCCACTCCTGGACGGTCCGGACGTAGTGTTCGCGCAGCCCGTGCACGTCGGCGACCTCGAGCCCGGCCGACTCCAGCAGCGCGATGGTCTCGCCGACGGGGCGCATGTGCATGTCGGGTGCGATGTAGCGCTCGATGAACGCGCCGCCGCCGGGGGCGCGGGCGCCGCGCGACATCTGCTGGACCAGCACCCGCCCGCGCGGCCGGACGAGCCGGTGCAGCGCGGCGGCGAACCCGGGGTAGCCGCGCCGCCCGACGTGCTCGCCCATCTCGATCGAGGCGACGGCGTCATAGGGACCGCCGCCGATGTCGCGGTAGTGCCGGAGGCGGATCTCGACGGGCAGCCCGGCGGCGCGCTCGCGGGCGGCCGAGGCCTGCTCGCGCGACAGGGTGACGCCCGTGACGTGCGCGCCGTACTCGCGGGCGGCGTGCACGGCGAGCGCGCCCCAGCCGCAGCCGACGTCGAGCAGCCGCATGCCGGGCCGGAGCCCGAGCTTGCGGCACACCAGGTCGAGCTTGGCGCGCTGAGCCTGCGCCAGGTCCAGGTCCGGGCGCTCCCAGTAGGCGCACGAGTAGACCATCCGCGGGTCCAGGACGAGCGCGTAGAAGTCGTTGGACAGGTCGTAGTGGTGGGCGATGGCGGCGCCGTCGCGGGCGCGGGAGTGCAGGCGGCCCCGGAGCCGGGCCTCGCCGCCGGGCGGCGCCGGCGGCCGCCCGGCGGCGCCGAGCACCAGCAGGGCACGGGCCGCGGCGAGCAGCGTCGCCGGTGACGGGCGTCCGGCGCGGGCTGCGGCCCGCACTCGCCGCAGCCCGTCCAGTAGGTCACCGTCCACGTCCAGGTCGCCGGCGACGTAGGCGCGGGCCAAGCCGAGTTCGCCGGGTGCGCTCACGAGCCGGCGCAGGGCGTCCGGTGAGCGCAGCACGACGGTGGGCGCGGCAGCCGGACCGGTCTCGCTGCCGTCCCACGCGCGCAGCCGGACGGGCGGGGCCCCGCCGAACAGGCCGTCCAGGACGGGGCGGAGCAGTGCCGCCGCGCCGCCCTCGCGGATGGCGGGACGGGGGCCGGTCCGTGTCGTCATCGGTGGTCCTCCGAGCGGGTGAGCAGGAACTGCTGGACGTCGAGGTAGCCGGAGGCGAACCCGGCGAGGGAGTAGGCGAGGTAGAAGTCCCACATGCGGCGGAAGACCGGGTCGAAGCCGAGCGCCGCGACCTGCGGCCCGGACGCGAGGAACCGGTCCCGCCAGCGGCGCAGCGTCTCGGCGTAGTGGGGGCCGAACGAGAGGCGCCCCGCCGGGCCGGGCGGGGCGGGGCGCAGTCCGGCGTCCTCGGCGTGCTCCTCGATCGCCCGGGTGGAGGGGAGCATTCCGCCGGGGAAGATGTACTTCTCGATCCAGGTGTGGGTTCCCCGGGAGGCGAGCATCCGGTCGTGCGGCATCGTGATGGCCTGCACGGCGGCGCGCCCGCCGGGCGCGAGCAGCCGGTGCAGCACCGCGAAGTACTCCGGCCAGTGCCGCATGCCGACCGCCTCGATCATCTCGACGCTGAGCACGGCGTCGTACGCGCCGTGGGCGTCGCGGTAGTCGCGCAGTTCCACGCGGGCCCGGTCGGCGAGGCCGGCGTCGGCGATCCGCGCGGCGGCGAGGTCGCGCTGCTCTCGCGACAGGGTCAGCGACCGCACCCGGGCGCCGCGCCGGGCGGCGCGCAGCGCCAGTTCGCCCCAGCCGGTGCCGATCTCCAGGACGCGGGAGCCGGGCCGCACGGCGGCGAGGTCGAGCAGCCGGTCGATCTTGCGGTGCTGCGCGGCGTCGAGGCTCCCCGCGAGCGTCCCGTCCGGGCGCTCCTCGAACAGCGCGGACGAGTAGGTCATCGACTCGTCCAGGAACAGCGCGAACAGGTCGTTGGACAGGTCGTAGTGGTGGGCGACGTTGCGCCGGGCGCCCTCCGCGCCGCCGTCGTCCTCGTCCGGGCGGGCCCGCACCGCCAGCCGCCGCAGCCGCTGCAGGGGCGGCGGCACGAGCGCGGGCAGGTGCGCGGCGAGCGCCGTGAGCAGTGCGGGCAGGTCGTCGGCCTCCCAGTCGCCCGCCATGTAGGACTCGCCGAAACCGATCAGACCGGAGTCGCCGACGCGGGCGTAGAACGCCGCGGGCCGGACGATCCTCATCACCGGCCTCCCGGGCTCCGCGGGGCCCCGCCGTACGCCCTCGACGCCGATCGCCGACCGGGCCGCCCCGCGGTCGAACAGCCTGCGCGCCACGGCGGCGCGCACACCGTACCGGGGCACCGCGGCGACCCCCGGCCAGGACGCCCGGCCGGCGAGTGCGCTGGTGGTCATGATCGGACCCTCCCCTTGGAGACGGCGCCGGACGGATCGCGGCGGGCCGGACGAGGGTGGGGCCGCATCCCCCGCAGATAGAGCCCGACGCCCTGGACCCGGATACGGACCGCGCCGACCAGCGGCGCGCACGGATGGCGCAGGAACATCCTGAGCAGCCCGGACTTGGTGGCGGGTCGCCGCACGCCCCGCAGCGTGGCGACGAACGGGGGCCCGTCGCCGCGGTGCAGCCTGATCGTGAGGGCGAGTTCCTCACCGGGGACGGGCAGGCTCATCCGGTATACGCCGTCGACCGGGTAGAACGGCGAGACGAAGAACTCCTTCGCCGTCTCCGCCCGTCCGTCCGCGCCGGTGTGCAGGAGATAGCGGTGACGCCCGCCGTAGGTGTTGTGGACCTCGGCTACGACGCAGCGCAGGTCGCCGGAGGCGGCGAAGCACCAGTACACGGTGAGTGGGTTGAACACGTGTCCGAGGACGCGCGCGTGGGTGAGCATCAGCGTCTGGCCGCCGCCCGTCCGAATGCCGTGTTCGGCGAGGAAGCCGTCAAGGCCGTCGCGGATGGACCGGGCGGGATCACCGGCATGGTCACGGGCGCGGAAGTCCGCCAGCACGCGCATCGGCCAGCGCGGGGACGGGAGCGCGTCCAGATCGACCAGCCACAGGTACGTCCTGTAGCGGAAGGCATGGCGCACCGGGGCGGGGCGCGTGTGCGCGAGCGTGCACGCGTACAGCGCCGGTACGGTCACCGCAGGATGCGCTGTCACCACGCACCGCCCAGCGACACGGCCGCCTGGACTCCCGAACGACAGCCGTCCTCG encodes:
- a CDS encoding ABC transporter permease, which encodes MNGLIKAEFRRLLATRMWWGVLLVGGFLGGGLIGMLTLVGPENFDPPMPGLQTEEGVRTILGFLGYTAFLPAAIGTLAVTSEYRHRTISFTFLFAPRRWQVLAAKLVAHGVSGALYGLVLSTTAAVAFFGAAAARGVTLGMPAASIIELLARIGVAMVAYTVLGIGMGALIRNQVAALAVVVGYLYAGEVLLMMVPGVRHLYPWLPGGAAAALTDFTAVGDALSQQLSADPIPLLSPLAGLLVLLAYTALASAAALLSPLRRDIT
- a CDS encoding DUF1365 domain-containing protein, encoding MTVPALYACTLAHTRPAPVRHAFRYRTYLWLVDLDALPSPRWPMRVLADFRARDHAGDPARSIRDGLDGFLAEHGIRTGGGQTLMLTHARVLGHVFNPLTVYWCFAASGDLRCVVAEVHNTYGGRHRYLLHTGADGRAETAKEFFVSPFYPVDGVYRMSLPVPGEELALTIRLHRGDGPPFVATLRGVRRPATKSGLLRMFLRHPCAPLVGAVRIRVQGVGLYLRGMRPHPRPARRDPSGAVSKGRVRS
- a CDS encoding SAM-dependent methyltransferase — its product is MTTSALAGRASWPGVAAVPRYGVRAAVARRLFDRGAARSAIGVEGVRRGPAEPGRPVMRIVRPAAFYARVGDSGLIGFGESYMAGDWEADDLPALLTALAAHLPALVPPPLQRLRRLAVRARPDEDDGGAEGARRNVAHHYDLSNDLFALFLDESMTYSSALFEERPDGTLAGSLDAAQHRKIDRLLDLAAVRPGSRVLEIGTGWGELALRAARRGARVRSLTLSREQRDLAAARIADAGLADRARVELRDYRDAHGAYDAVLSVEMIEAVGMRHWPEYFAVLHRLLAPGGRAAVQAITMPHDRMLASRGTHTWIEKYIFPGGMLPSTRAIEEHAEDAGLRPAPPGPAGRLSFGPHYAETLRRWRDRFLASGPQVAALGFDPVFRRMWDFYLAYSLAGFASGYLDVQQFLLTRSEDHR
- a CDS encoding DUF1295 domain-containing protein; the protein is MTFWWSLACTAAAVAAVLAVTFAVASRLGRHSVIDVAWGLGFCAVAAVGAGVSAGHGDAARRWTVLAMTLAWGLRLAAHIAHRARGGGEDPRYEDLLSKAPGSRNLYALRKVYLPQGVVLWFVSLPIQVAMFQNGAPGIALYAGVVVWAIGLAFEAIGDFQLSRFAAAPANKGRVMDRGLWRYTRHPNYFGDALVWWGLFLTTCDEWTGPLTVLSPVAMTLLLAKGTGKPLLETRMARTRPGYADYAARTSGFIPLPPQPKRQ
- a CDS encoding class I SAM-dependent methyltransferase; translation: MTTRTGPRPAIREGGAAALLRPVLDGLFGGAPPVRLRAWDGSETGPAAAPTVVLRSPDALRRLVSAPGELGLARAYVAGDLDVDGDLLDGLRRVRAAARAGRPSPATLLAAARALLVLGAAGRPPAPPGGEARLRGRLHSRARDGAAIAHHYDLSNDFYALVLDPRMVYSCAYWERPDLDLAQAQRAKLDLVCRKLGLRPGMRLLDVGCGWGALAVHAAREYGAHVTGVTLSREQASAARERAAGLPVEIRLRHYRDIGGGPYDAVASIEMGEHVGRRGYPGFAAALHRLVRPRGRVLVQQMSRGARAPGGGAFIERYIAPDMHMRPVGETIALLESAGLEVADVHGLREHYVRTVQEWRRTFEDRHEEIVAVAGEETARVWRLYLAGGGLAFEQGRMGVDQILAVRPDAAGRSGLPPARSDLGSTADGAEGAYGTGPS